A single window of Colletotrichum higginsianum IMI 349063 chromosome 8, whole genome shotgun sequence DNA harbors:
- a CDS encoding Cullin family protein: MISGRGGGSTAMRAGRIRPPRRPGRLTSGIDTSDFEQCWETLKQALTDIHDQNCSTLSFEQLYRASYKIVLKKKGEMLYERVKQFEEQYFSDHVIPTIERLVTANLVSAAMGGAATSVNERRKMGEIFLGGVRKSWDHHNTSMNMTADILMYLDRGYTQDARKASIYTATIGLFRDHILRASLNSSGQYTVFDILNSVILDHINMERDGDTIDRHLLRNIVRMLDSLYESDEENEAEKLYLTVFEPEYLQSEREYYKRECERLLRDADAGAWLRHTQRRLQEENDRCDTTIHYETRERSIKVVEEELISAHLDDFLNLEGSGLKSMVNYDREEELSILYQLVSRVDSKKASLKKILSARVVELGLEIEQMLKDTNFSAATAQADGEEIDGGEKAKALSSSAQQTAAAIKWVDDVLKLKDKFDNLWIKCFQQDLIIQTALTKSFSDFINMFTKSSEYVSLFIDDNLRRGIRGKTETETDEVLEKAITVIRYLSDKDLFERYYQKHLAKRLLNNKSESHDVEKSMISRMKQELGNQFTAKFEGMFRDMESSAELTSGYRDHIKGLGDVSRKQIDLAVNVLTTNSWPPEIMGRTSQFSEGGGCIFPDEIKRLQESLLKYYLTNRSGRKLTWLGSTGSADVRCVFPAIPGGKGPLARERKYEINVPTYGMVVLLLFNELEEGEELSLEEIQAKTNIPSQDLARTLTSLSIVPKARVLAKEPATKSIKPGDKFKFNPSFVSKTVRIKAPIINATSKVEGDEERKQTEEKNNQTRAHVIDAALVRIMKQRKELGHSQLITEVIDQLSSRFKPEISLIKKRVEDLIVREYLERVEDTSTPTYRYLA, encoded by the exons ATGATTTCTGGCAGAGGTGGAGGAAGTACGGCCATGCGAGCCGGACGCATTCGgcctccgcgccgcccagGTCGC CTCACATCGGGCATCGACACCAGCGATTTCGAGCAGTGTTGGGAGACTCTGAAGCAGGCCCTCACAGACATCCACGACCAGAACTGCAGCACGCTGTCGTTCGAGCAGCTCTACCGGGCGTCTTACAAGATAGTACttaagaagaagggggagatGCTTTACGAGCGGGTGAAGCAGTTCGAAGAGCAGTACTTCTCCGACCACGTCATCCCTACCATCGAGCGCCTGGTCACGGCCAACCTCGTGAGCGCCGCTATGGGCGGCGCGGCCACCTCGGTCAACGAGCGCCGCAAGATGGGCGAGATTTTCCTTGGAGGCGTGCGGAAGTCCTGGGACCACCACAACACTTCCATGAACATGACGGCCGACATCCTCATGTACCTGGACCGGGGCTACACTCAGGATGCTCGCAAGGCGTCCATCTACACGGCCACAATTGGCCTGTTCCGTGATCATATCCTGCGTGCGTCGCTCAACTCGAGTGGGCAATACACCGTCTTCGACATACTCAACTCGGTCATCCTTGACCACATCAACATGGAGCGTGATGGTGATACGATTGACCGCCACTTGCTGCGCAACATTGTTCGAATGCTGGATTCCCTCTATGAATCAGACGAGGAAAACGAGGCCGAAAAGCTGTACCTGACCGTGTTCGAGCCCGAGTATCTCCAATCCGAGCGAGAATACTACAAGCGCGAGTGTGAGCGGCTgctccgcgacgccgacgccggcgcaTGGCTGCGACACACCCAGCGTCGGTTGCAGGAGGAGAACGACCGATGCGACACCACCATCCACTATGAGACAAGAGAGAGGTCCATCAaggttgtcgaggaagagctcATTTCGGCCCATCTGGACGACTTCTTGAACCTCGAGGGCAGTGGCTTGAAGTCTATGGTCAACTATGAccgcgaggaggagctgtCTATTCTCTACCAGCTGGTATCGCGGGTCGACTCTAAGAAGGCGTCCCTCAAGAAGATCCTGTCTGCGCGTGTGGTCGAACTTGGCCTTGAGATTGAACAGATGCTCAAGGATACGAACTTTTCGGCCGCCACTGCACAGGCTGACGGGGAGGAGATTGATGGTGgagagaaggccaaggcgctGAGCTCATCCGCCCAGCAGACAGCTGCAGCTATTAAGTGGGTTGACGACGTCCTTAAGCTCAAGGACAAGTTCGACAACTTGTGGATCAAGTGCTTTCAGCAGGACCTCATCATCCAGACTGCACTTACCAAGAGCTTTTCCGACTTCATCAATATGTTCACCAAGAGCTCCGAGTACGTCTCGCTTTTCATCGACGACAATCTTCGACGCGGTATTCGAGGcaagaccgagaccgagaccgacgaGGTTTTGGAGAAGGCCATTACCGTGATCCGCTACCTCTCAGACAAGGACCTCTTTGAGCGGTACTACCAGAAGCACTTGGCCAAGCGTCTCCTCAACAACAAGTCGGAGAGTCATGATGTTGAGAAATCGATGATCTCTCGTATGAAGCAGGAGCTTGGCAACCAGTTCACCGCCAAGTTTGAGGGCATGTTCAGAGACATGGAGTCATCTGCCGAGTTGACATCAGGCTACCGGGACCATATCAAGGGCCTGGGCGATGTATCGCGCAAGCAGATTGACCTTGCTGTCAACGTCTTGACGACCAACTCGTGGCCTCCCGAAATCATGGGTCGCACGTCGCAGTTCTCCGAGGGCGGTGGTTGCATATTTCCCGACGAAATCAAGCGTCTTCAGGAAAGCCTTCTCAAGTACTATCTCACCAATCGCAGTGGCCGCAAGTTGACTTGGCTTGGATCGACTGGCAGTGCTGATGTCCGCTGTGTTTTCCCCGCCATACCTGGTGGTAAGGGTCCTCTAGCTCGTGAGCGAAAGTACGAGATCAACGTTCCGACATACGGCATGGTCGTGCTCTTGCTCTTCAATGAGCTggaggaaggcgaggagcTGTCTCTCGAGGAAATCCAAGCCAAGACCAACATCCCTTCCCAGGACCTCGCCAGAACCCTCACTTCCTTGTCCATCGTCCCCAAGGCCAGAGTGCTGGCCAAGGAGCCCGCCACCAAGAGCATCAAGCCCGGCGACAAGTTCAAGTTCAATCCATCCTTCGTCAGCAAGACTGTCCGGATCAAGGCgcccatcatcaacgccaccagcaaggtcgagggcgacgaggaacGGAAGCagaccgaggagaagaacaaCCAGACCCGAGCCCATGTCATTGACGCCGCGCTTGTCAGAATTATGAA ACAACGCAAGGAGCTCGGCCATTCGCAGCTCATTACCGAGGTCATTGACCAGCTCAGCAGCCGCTTCAAGCCTGAGATCAGCCTCATCAAGAAGCGAGTCGAGGACCTGATCGTGCGCGAGTACCTCGAACGCGTCGAGGACACATCGACACCGACGTATCGCTACCTCGCCTGA
- a CDS encoding DNL zinc finger, producing the protein MASRSPFTKLMPMLRRACPGASPLNRSSPILQALQAQQQPFQPTVAARFAHTIPKPKAARDAEAKSPAQMRLEASPHYQLDFTCVPCDTRSRHKVSKQGYHHGSVLITCPSCRNRHVISDHLGIFGDRKVTVEDLMREKGRLVKRGTLGEDGDIEFYPDEAAAAAEAEATPDTKKDGSA; encoded by the coding sequence ATGGCCTCGCGCTCGCCCTTCACAAAACTCATGCCCATGCTGCGGCGAGCTTGCCCCGGCGCATCGCCACTCAATCGTAGCAGCCCCATCCTCCAGGCCCTGCAGGCCCAACAACAACCTTTCCAAcccaccgtcgccgcgcgCTTCGCACACACGATCCCGAAACCAAAAGCCGCacgcgacgccgaggccaagtCCCCCGCCCAGATGCGCCTCGAGGCGTCGCCGCACTACCAGCTCGACTTCACCTGCGTGCCCTGCGACACCCGCTCCCGCCACAAGGTCTCCAAGCAGGGCTACCACCACGGCTCTGTCCTCATCACCTGCCCCTCCTGCCGCAACCGCCACGTCATCAGCGACCACCTGGGCATCTTTGGCGACCGCAAGGTCACCGTCGAGGACCTGATGCGCGAGAAGGGCCGCCTCGTTAAGAGAGGCACcctgggcgaggacggcgacatCGAGTTCTACCCtgacgaagccgccgccgccgccgaggctgaGGCCACCCCCGATACTAAGAAGGACGGCTCTGCCTGA
- a CDS encoding down-regulated in metastasis encodes MPSTSSGRITKSHKGKFSTPHQKNHRWESFATKISKLNALDPLRKVRRHDLDAEDLESTTSYFRNGLQRWGELNVSKGFNDFKRQALPVSETLAQILHFEEKIFALLEESLAKQDKEALEPVLELLTAFAHDIGTRFEKYYAKSLDLIIAIAGKPQDADVIEWTFAALAFLFKYLSRLVVPNLRPTYDVVAPLLGKARHPPHIARFAAEAMSFLIKKAAAPANRETALIDIASHARDDLRSMVGERQFQLYQDGLMTMFAEAIKGPGQTIHSTGPAVLAALMKTIPETEADLTPNTTWTDLVCGVLTSITHHSNDEDLAPVLDAMQEQVQEALSGSKPVKAWRFVPLIRVLGTAAGVRHGSRVSNWNAMVENLTAMLDSMAQHAPEVTEDKLSLIWKHVIVNAAIVWHQAPIDALIPSIKDFMTALQRERLMRWYIPFCAYFSNLDSTRFRSLFQTYFQRFIVSHWSDGRNEDMLCVFLPRMVQNGSLPYPGGKETCNLPRSWQDQIVSKFERLEASPFPERGAYDKDPQTWRDRCLPKYSALLDLLFSTTVHPSANAKIAELLLRKLRLALKPSSTLASDEVHFSISQGFHAYLRMSKAAGPVDPALNPLLRAALPRFSRSVGFLEAYLTYTEATKSQPPLAERQSSDSSESSAEEDPVVQALIENLSAPSHELRLASLKILQQFDSTPDELQCHTLMLDIAQTAMDLSSLRNVAMHLRKLGQNYSQLSENSWLAKAIPSFMFGMLTIKLSPLWDDTITALKLVGESKKGEEAITATAFNWLETPSPRWSGPGGQPTLQNRQAITDFDCRHVQQLWGMADHVEEVVNNATDLMLKSFDEQQQTVDAHASNARAQALKVLTAMPHFAEKRSRKLVPSFLAWADDDEDTPDSQEDDDVQIKGEDWSLQDRKALIGVFALFINPKVLYQNERVYRALLHLMENGDVEVQKLALKAILAWKQDGVRPYQENLEYLLDEARFKNELTVFLQGESTIRPEHREELMPVLLRLLYGRTISKKGVSSGRHGLQATRLAVLRNLNVEDTGSFLDIAIGGLKGARVIDESGFRASLFDKEILHPRKQLGFMNMMLPLINELGAHVGPYVERLLHPILYCLIFACRRLRESAAELDEDAEETTEASQESMLKVIRTTGLKCLITLFRNAQDFNWSPYSEPIVNEVVTPRIDKLPVETAQSVSSIMQLLSTWSQLPRAALFISINNQILPKVIECVSVPKGKENVKVFALSIVRNLVKLAQAPAQESEFNELIRAELLDANMELMLKTITTTLETLTMSNELLEACIETIVELSPLVETSANVHETLKIATFLLNQPPRRVNPRAKGKILLILERFITILGSEEAEEKTADIAIFETLSSLFSYFKDRDNRQALARVLAALAEKDDTLQEVAEVCSDLNSFAKDRIDEPDYDKRLVAFTRITNKETPFTVKQWLPLLHNLIYYIRSDEEYGILASNSADSLRKFIREAASCTDEAAKAGFESHLKTILLPSIYTGAREESATVRREYLRVFGYLLSQMPTWELVADMKGLLVGELDEETSELPFFFNILSPATSRQLEAIRMLDTVNDSSEIGSQNLSQFFIPLLEHFIFGRAEGSDDQGLGAQATVTIGNLAQSLDWKHYRVILQRYISYVESKPDNQKQVIRLLAKFCDALIFAVEQKAAEPMQVDSVETTSPSGKRLVLTTPAQDKLSKDVNNLFLPLLIKHLHEKDESEVSYRVPVGVIIVKLLKLLPSEEMGQKLAGVLTDICHILRSKSWDAREMARDTLVQIASVLGPTYFGFILKELRGALKRGYQLHVMSYTLHSMLLKVIPEYQQGDLDYTLRSIVAIIIDDIFGVIGQEKDAEGYISEMKEVKASKSQDSMELIAKSASISQLVVLVHPLQSLLMQKVDLKLVRKIDTLLARITAGLLQNPASESRDTLVFCYEVIQEVYKNQKPEVQPKIDYRLKKYLYQKGVKKDNHGTAGKYTFKLVKFAFDILRSVWKKYDSLRTAANIAGFVPILGDAIVGGEEDVKTAAFRLLTVLAKVPFNNDEDVQLYKVAAKEATKSISMSTSTTTELSQAALKLLSVVLRERKDIPVKDAAIDMLLGKLKDDLTETLYRHVTFNFLRSVLERKIETAVVYDTLDYVGTVMITNDDKDTRDLARGAFFQFLKDYPQRKARWVKQLNFVVANLTYEREGGRLSVMEVVHLLLMKSADDFVQEVISTCFLPLVMVLANDDSEKCCLAAGELVKEMFRKADKERTQNFLTLLRSWVEQEDNLAVTKLSLQAFGFFFEAKEPSSKHKKELELVLSKIGEIVGTGDIRVADEELINTVLHDVQILTEKYPARLLSSESKELWGDVRGCLIHPENSVKLSTTKVLSTFLADYAGKSNKSGEALKGSHGLDLEVEDLEELVRVTLYALRTPEIEDALAAEITQILIFLGPRLPVKVQNVPEAETLGDRDETAAEEDRIDEHRKDLQYLFWKLSSILRKDVRPKSTAITPKTVAMEVLETICRRVPQENLEPSFKTILYPLQNLTDPHIPVPFSTDDLFKTRLETLKTRAHILMDSLQKKFGTAEYTKQLLAIREEVRTRRQQRSSKRKIEAIAQPEKYGRDKRKKTEKKKERKKVRSHEHKQLRQAYKGW; translated from the exons ATGCCTTCCACTTCGTCAGGGCGTATCACAAAGTCTCACAAGGGCAAGTTCTCGACTCCTCACCAAAAGAACCACCGGTGGGAGTCTTTCGCGACAAAAATCTCGAAACTCAACGCGCTCGATCCCCTGCGAAAAGTTCGTCGACACGATCTCGATGCCGAAGACCTCGAATCCACAACCTCCTACTTCCGCAATGGCCTGCAAAGATGGGGTGAGCTCAACGTCTCCAAGGGCTTCAACGACTTCAAGAGGCAAGCGTTGCCCGTGAGCGAGACTCTTGCCCAGATTCTGCACTTCGAGGAGAAGATTTTCGCCTTGCTGGAGGAATCACTGGCGAAACAAGACAAGGAGGCACTGGAGCCGGTGCTCGAACTCCTTACAGCGTTTGCGCATGATATCGGCACGCGGTTTGAGAAGTACTATGCGAAGTCTCTGGatctcatcatcgccatcgcggGCAAACCCCAGGACGCCGACGTTATCGAATGGACCTTTGCCGCCCTCGCTTTCCTCTTCAAATACCTGTCGAGGCTTGTAGTGCCGAATTTGCGCCCAACGTACGATGTCGTGGCGCCGCTCCTGGGCAAGGCTCGCCATCCCCCTCACATTGCGCgcttcgccgccgaagcAATGAGCTTTCTCATCAAAAAGGCTGCTGCGCCAGCAAACCGAGAGACTGCTCTTATCGACATCGCCAGTCACGCGAGGGATGATCTCCGAAGCATGGTCGGCGAGCGCCAATTCCAATTATACCAAGACGGTCTTATGACCATGTTCGCCGAAGCGATTAAAGGCCCCGGTCAAACTATCCACTCGACCGGCCCGGCCGTTCTCGCAGCGTTGATGAAGACGATACCTGAGACAGAAGCAGATCTCACGCCGAATACCACCTGGACCGATCTCGTTTGCGGTGTTTTGACCAGCATTACCCATCACTccaacgacgaggaccttgCTCCTGTTTTGGATGCGATGCAAGAACAAGTACAGGAAGCTTTGAGCGGGTCTAAGCCCGTCAAGGCGTGGAGGTTTGTCCCCCTGATCCGGGTTCTTGGCACGGCGGCCGGTGTGCGACACGGATCTCGAGTAAGCAACTGGAATGCTATGGTTGAGAACCTGACCGCGATGTTGGATTCGATGGCGCAACACGCCCCTGAGGTAACGGAGGACAAGCTGAGTCTTATTTGGAAACACGTGATTGTCAATGCTGCCATTGTCTGGCATCAAGCGCCGATAGATGCCCTGATTCCCTCGATCAAGGACTTCATGACTGCCCTCCAGAGGGAGCGGCTCATGAGATGGTACATCCCCTTCTGTGCCTACTTCTCCAACCTCGACTCGACGCGGTTCCGAAGTCTCTTCCAGACATACTTCCAAAG GTTTATTGTCAGCCACTGGTCCGACGGCCGTAATGAAGACATGCTCTGTGTTTTCTTACCGCGTATGGTCCAAAATGGTAGTCTACCTTATCCGGGCGGGAAAGAGACTTGCAACCTTCCGCGAAGCTGGCAGGACCAGATCGTGTCCAAGTTTGAACGCCTCGAGGCATCTCCTTTCCCCGAACGCGGAGCGTATGACAAAGATCCCCAGACATGGCGTGACAGATGCCTGCCGAAGTACTCGGCGTTGCTGGATCTGCTCTTCTCTACGACCGTCCACCCTTCGGCCAACGCCAAGATCGCGGAACTCCTGCTTCGGAAGTTGAGGCTTGCACTCAAGCCGTCGTCCACGCTGGCGTCCGACGAGGTGCATTTCAGTATCAGTCAAGGCTTCCACGCCTACCTGCGCATGAGCAAAGCAGCAGGCCCAGTCGACCCTGCATTGAACCCGCTTCTTCGAGCTGCTTTGCCCAGATTTAGCCGTTCAGTAGGCTTTTTGGAGGCATATCTCACTTACACCGAGGCCACAAAGAGCCAGCCACCACTTGCCGAACGCCAGAGTAGCGACAGTAGCGAGAGCTCGGCCGAAGAGGATCCTGTTGTTCAGGCGCTCATCGAGAATCTGTCGGCTCCTTCTCACGAGCTTCGTCTCGCGTCACTCAAGATCCTCCAACAATTCGACTCAACCCCGGATGAGCTCCAGTGCCACACCCTCATGCTGGATATAGCACAGACAGCTATGGACTTGTCCAGCCTGAGAAACGTTGCCATGCATCTCCGCAAACTCGGTCAGAATTACTCACAGTTGAGCGAAAACTCGTGGTTGGCCAAGGCAATCCCCTCCTTTATGTTTGGCATGTTGACAATCAAGCTCTCGCCCCTGTGGGATGACACTATTACCGCACTCAAGCTTGTTGGCGAGtccaagaagggcgaggaggccatTACTGCGACTGCCTTCAACTGGCTAGAAACACCCTCCCCCAGATGGTCTGGGCCAGGTGGCCAGCCTACGCTCCAGAACCGCCAAGCGATCACCGACTTTGACTGTCGACATGTGCAACAGCTTTGGGGCATGGCAGATCATGTCGAGGAGGTGGTGAACAACGCCACCGATCTCATGCTCAAGTCATTTGACGAACAACAACAGACTGTCGACGCTCACGCCAGTAATGCGCGTGCGCAAGCTCTGAAGGTCCTAACCGCTATGCCTCACTTCGCGGAGAAGCGTTCCCGCAAGCTTGTGCCGTCCTTCTTGGCCTgggccgatgacgacgaagacacCCCTGACAGCcaagaggatgatgatgtccAGATCAAGGGCGAAGACTGGTCGCTCCAGGACCGCAAGGCGCTCATTGGTGTCTTTGCTCTCTTCATCAACCCCAAGGTACTCTATCAGAACGAGAGGGTGTACCGCGCCCTTCTCCATCTCATGGAGAACGGTGATGTGGAAGTGCAGAAGCTGGCCCTGAAGGCCATTCTCGCATGGAAGCAGGATGGCGTACGGCCCTACCAAGAAAACTTGGAGTACCTCCTTGATGAGGCCAGGTTCAAGAACGAACTCACCGTCTTCCTTCAGGGAGAGTCGACCATCCGACCCGAGCACCGCGAAGAGCTGATGCCTGTTCTCCTCAGACTCTTGTACGGCCGCACTATCTCGAAAAAGGGTGTTTCTAGCGGCCGCCATGGTCTGCAGGCTACCCGTTTGGCCGTCCTGAGAAATCTTAACGTGGAAGACACGGGCAGCTTCTTGGACATCGCCATCGGTGGTCTGAAGGGTGCTCGCGTTATCGACGAGTCCGGTTTCCGCGCCAGCTTGTTCGACAAGGAGATTCTCCATCCCCGCAAGCAGCTAGGTTTCATGAACATGATGCTGCCCCTCATTAACGAACTTGGCGCACATGTTGGTCCTTACGTCGAGAGACTCCTCCACCCGATTCTCTACTGTCTCATTTTTGCTTGCCGACGACTCCGAGAGTCTGCCGCTGAATtggacgaggatgccgaaGAAACGACCGAAGCCTCCCAAGAGTCTATGCTCAAGGTCATCCGGACCACCGGTCTGAAGTGCTTGATCACACTGTTCCGCAACGCGCAGGACTTCAACTGGTCTCCCTATTCGGAGCCTATCGTCAACGAGGTCGTCACGCCCAGAATCGACAAGCTTCCCGTCGAGACGGCTCAGTCGGTATCCAGCATCATGCAGCTTCTGTCAACGTGGTCTCAGCTCCCCAGGGCTGCACTGTTCATCTCAATCAACAACCAGATCCTGCCCAAGGTCATTGAGTGTGTCTCCGTacccaagggcaaggagaaTGTCAAGGTATTTGCCTTGAGTATCGTCCGTAACCTCGTCAAGCTAGCACAGGCCCCTGCCCAGGAGTCCGAGTTCAACGAGCTCATCCGGGCCGAGCTTCTGGATGCCAATATGGAGTTGATGCTCAAGACGATCACCACCACACTGGAGACGCTCACCATGAGCaacgagctcctcgaggcctGCATCGAGACCATTGTGGAGCTTTCTCCGCTTGTTGAGACCTCTGCGAATGTGCACGAGACGCTCAAGATTGCCACGTTCCTCCTAAACCAGCCCCCTAGAAGAGTCAACCCCAGAGCCAAGGGCAAAATCCTGCTCATCCTCGAGCGCTTTATCACCATTCTTGGCtccgaagaggccgaggagaagacggcTGACATAGCCATCTTCGAGACCCTGTCTTCCCTCTTCAGTTACTTCAAGGACAGGGACAACAGACAAGCCTTAGCCCGCgttctcgccgccctcgccgagaaggacgacaCGCTTCAGGAAGTTGCCGAAGTTTGCAGTGACCTCAACTCTTTCGCGAAAGACCGCATCGACGAGCCTGACTACGACAAGCGACTGGTGGCTTTCACTCGAATCACCAACAAGGAAACCCCTTTCACTGTGAAGCAGTGGCTTCCTTTACTCCACAACTTGATTTACTACATCCGCTCGGATGAGGAGTATGGTATCCTCGCCTCTAACTCTGCAGACAGCCTGCGCAAGTTCATCAGAGAGGCGGCTTCCTGCACCGATGAGGCTGCAAAGGCCGGTTTCGAATCCCATCTGAAGACCATCCTGTTGCCCTCCATCTACACGGGAGCTCGAGAGGAGTCCGCCACCGTCCGGCGAGAGTACCTGAGAGTGTTCGGCTATCTTCTCTCGCAAATGCCCACGTGGGAGCTCGTGGCTGATATGAAGGGACTCCTGGTCGGCGAGCTTGACGAGGAGACGTCCGAGCTGCCCTTTTTCTTCAACATCCTCAGCCCGGCAACCTCACGACAGCTCGAAGCTATCCGGATGCTCGACACCGTCAACGACAGCTCGGAAATTGGCAGCCAGAACCTCAGCCAGTTCTTCATCCCTCTTCTGGAGCATTTTATCTTTGGTCGTGCAGAAGGAAGTGATGACCAGGGCCTGGGCGCTCAAGCAACGGTCACGATTGGCAATTTGGCCCAGTCTCTGGATTGGAAGCACTACCGCGTCATCCTGCAGAGATACATTAGCTACGTCGAGTCCAAGCCCGACAACCAGAAGCAGGTGATCCGACTCCTCGCCAAGTTCTGCGACGCCCTCATCTTCGCTGTTGAACAGAAAGCCGCCGAGCCAATGCAGGTGGACAGCGTGGAGACAACCTCACCTTCCGGCAAGAGACTCGTGCTCACGACACCCGCGCAAGATAAACTCAGCAAGGATGTCAACAACCTCTTCCTGCCTTTGCTGATCAAGCATCTGCACGAGAAGGACGAGTCCGAGGTCAGTTACCGTGTGCCGGTCGGTGTTATCATCGTCAAGCTTCTTAAGCTTTTGCCGTCTGAAGAGATGGGCCAGAAACTTGCTGGTGTTCTTACCGACATCTGCCACATTTTGCGAAGCAAGTCCTGGGATGCTCGTGAGATGGCCAGAGACACTCTTGTTCAGATTGCCTCGGTGCTGGGCCCGACCTACTTCGGGTTCATCTTGAAGGAGCTGCGTGGCGCTCTCAAAAGAGGTTACCAGCTCCATGTCATGTCCTACACTCTTCACTCGATGCTTCTCAAGGTCATCCCCGAATACCAACAAGGTGACCTGGATTACACTCTGCGGTCCATCGTGGCAatcatcatcgacgacatcTTTGGTGTCATTGGCCAAGAAAAGGATGCCGAGGGTTACATCAGCGAGATGAAGGAAGTCAAGGCCAGCAAGAGTCAGGACTCCATGGAGCTCATCGCCAAGTCGGCCTCCATCagccagctcgtcgtccttgtACACCCCTTGCAATCCCTCCTCATGCAGAAGGTTGATCTCAAGCTGGTTCGCAAGATCGACACCCTGTTGGCGAGAATAACCGCCGGTCTCCTGCAGAATCCCGCCTCAGAGAGCCGTGACACTCTGGTCTTCTGCTACGAAGTGATTCAAGAAGTCTACAAGAACCAGAAACCCGAGGTGCAGCCGAAAATCGACTACCGTCTGAAGAAGTACCTCTACCAGAAGGGCGTCAAGAAAGATAACCACGGCACAGCCGGCAAGTACACCTTCAAGCTCGTCAAGTTCGCCTTCGACATCCTGCGGTCTGTGTGGAAGAAGTACGACAGCCTGCGAACCGCTGCAAACATTGCTGGTTTTGTCCCCATTCTCGGTGACGCAATCGTgggtggcgaggaggatgtcaAGACTGCAGCCTTCAGACTTCTCACGGTTCTGGCCAAGGTTCCCTTCAACAACGACGAAGATGTCCAGCTGTACAAGGTCGCGGCCAAGGAGGCGACGAAGAGCATTTCcatgtcgacctcgaccacCACCGAGCTTTCGCAGGCTGCTCTGAAGCTGCTCTCGGTTGTGCTGCGCGAGCGCAAGGATATTCCTGTCAAGGACGCGGCGATCGATATGCTGCTCGGCAAGCTGAAGGATGACCTGACAGAGACCCTTTATCGTCATGTCACGTTCAACTTCCTCCGATCTGTGCTCGAGCGCAAGATTGAGACTGCGGTCGTCTACGACACACTCGACTACGTGGGCACTGTCATGATCaccaacgacgacaaggatACCCGGGACCTGGCAAGAGGAGCGTTCTTCCAGTTCCTCAAGGACTACCCGCAGAGGAAGGCTCGCTGGGTCAAGCAGCTCAACTTTGTCGTCGCCAACCTGACCTACGAGCGCGAGGGTGGCCGTCTGTCCGTCATGGAGGTCGTCCATCTTCTGCTGATGAAGTCCGCGGATGACTTTGTCCAAGAAGTCATTTCCACTTGCTTCTTGCCTCTCGTCATGGTGTTGGCCAACGACGACAGTGAGAAATGCTGCCTTGCtgccggcgagctcgtcaaggagATGTTCCGcaaggccgacaaggagaGGACGCAGAACTTCCTGACGCTTCTCCGGTCGTGGGTTGAGCAGGAGGACAACCTTGCGGTGACGAAGCTGTCGTTGCAAGCCTTTGGCTTCTTCTTTGAGGCCAAGGAGCCTTCATCTAAGCACAAgaaggagctggagctggtTCTCAGCAAAATCGGTGAGATTGTCGGGACTGGCGACATCCgcgttgccgacgaggaacTCATCAACACCGTTCTTCACGACGTCCAGATCCTCACGGAGAAATACCCGGCAAGATTGCTGTCCTCCGAGTCAAAGGAGCTTTGGGGAGACGTGCGTGGCTGCCTGATCCATCCCGAGAACTCGGTCAAGCTGAGCACCACCAAGGTGCTGAGCACATTCCTTGCGGACTACGCCGGCAAATCCAACAAGTCGGGAGAGGCACTCAAGGGATCGCATGGCCTGGAccttgaggtcgaggacctcgaggagctggtcaGGGTGACCCTGTACGCTCTGAGAACCCCCGAGATCGAAGACGCGCTCGCCGCGGAGATTACGCAgatcctcatcttcctcggtCCCCGTCTGCCTGTCAAGGTGCAGAACGTGCCCGAGGCGGAGACGCTGGGAGACCGcgacgagacggcggcggaggaggaccgGATCGACGAGCACCGCAAGGACCTTCAGTACCTGTTCTGGAAGCTCTCGTCGATCCTGCGCAAGGACGTCCGGCCCAAGTCGACGGCCATCACGCCCaagacggtggccatggaggTGCTGGAGACCATCTGCCGCCGCGTGCCGCAGGAGAACCTCGAGCCGTCGTTCAAGACGATACTGTACCCGCTTCAGAACCTCACGGACCCCCACATCCCCGTGCCCTTTTCGACGGACGACCTGTTCAAGACACGGCTCGAGACGCTCAAGACGCGGGCGCATATCCTCATGGACTCGCTGCAGAAGAAGTTCGGCACGGCCGAGTACACCAAGCAGCTGCTGGCGATCAGGGAGGAGGTGCGGACGAGGAGGCAGCAGAGGTCGAGCAAGCGCAAGATCGAGGCGATCGCGCAGCCGGAGAAGTACGGCCGGGATAAGAGAaagaagacggagaagaagaaagagaggaagaaggtcCGTAGCCATGAGCACAAGCAGCTCAGACAGGCGTACAAGGGGTGGTAA